In Deferribacteraceae bacterium V6Fe1, one genomic interval encodes:
- the mutL gene encoding DNA mismatch repair endonuclease MutL: protein MSEIKILDQKIANKIAAGEVVERPFNVVKELVENSVDAGATFIRIDIFDGGLGLIKVTDNGRGILPEDLKNAVLRYSTSKISNIEDVYRINTFGFRGEALAAISSVSDFKIESKRQGYEAAELQVYFGKVGEIKPGKIQSGTSVTVKNLFDNVPARRKFIKSASAEQREIIKFVKTFSSINHTIEVELFVDEKNVLTFSKYDNMKDRFISSFGLSNIFYLNDKYNDIEVEAVLTLPNVQRNRKDVIFIGLNNRVIKDFALTQAVVQAYFRKLPQNKYPAGVVSIKINPDAVDVNVHPTKMNVKFLNDRDVFSAVNKIISSNLGKQQLSKSEDYNYKLDNVETKYFVKEDNLNYSVTVDELVTSSVSDAFEEKEELKVIGQVFDSVILIEKDGEIYFIDQHIAHERVLYEKFISNNNNSVTKIKLVEPVIVELNEFDKEIVLNNINNFLRLGFELEDFGGDFVSILSVPTSIVHKNIENEFVELLNEFHKNKSDNFLDSLSLTMACKTAIKAGEKLTDYEISKIVKDLFQTKNPYTCPHGRPIVYKMSKEDIYKKFHRP from the coding sequence GTGTCTGAAATAAAAATCTTAGATCAAAAAATTGCCAATAAAATTGCAGCGGGGGAAGTAGTAGAGCGCCCTTTTAATGTGGTAAAGGAGCTTGTTGAAAACTCTGTCGATGCCGGTGCAACTTTTATACGAATTGATATATTTGACGGCGGTCTTGGCCTTATAAAAGTGACTGACAATGGGAGAGGGATTTTGCCCGAAGATTTAAAAAATGCTGTCTTAAGATATTCCACAAGTAAAATATCAAATATAGAAGATGTGTACAGGATTAATACTTTTGGTTTCAGGGGGGAAGCTTTAGCCGCAATATCTTCCGTAAGTGATTTTAAAATTGAGTCTAAAAGACAAGGGTATGAAGCGGCGGAATTACAAGTATATTTCGGGAAAGTAGGGGAAATCAAACCCGGTAAAATTCAAAGCGGGACTTCTGTCACTGTAAAAAATCTTTTTGATAACGTCCCTGCAAGAAGAAAATTTATTAAGTCTGCTTCTGCAGAGCAGAGGGAGATTATAAAATTTGTTAAGACATTTAGTTCAATAAACCACACTATTGAAGTGGAACTTTTTGTCGATGAAAAAAATGTGCTGACTTTTTCTAAATATGACAATATGAAAGATAGATTTATATCATCTTTCGGTTTAAGTAATATATTTTATCTTAATGATAAATATAATGATATTGAAGTTGAAGCAGTGTTGACATTGCCAAATGTCCAGAGGAACAGAAAAGATGTTATTTTTATTGGGCTTAATAATAGAGTGATAAAAGATTTTGCTCTGACTCAGGCAGTTGTTCAGGCATATTTCAGAAAATTGCCTCAAAATAAATATCCTGCAGGGGTTGTGTCTATAAAAATTAATCCCGATGCAGTTGATGTAAATGTGCACCCCACAAAGATGAATGTTAAATTTTTAAATGACAGAGATGTATTTTCTGCAGTTAACAAAATTATCTCATCTAATCTTGGAAAGCAGCAGCTAAGCAAGAGCGAAGATTATAATTACAAACTTGATAATGTCGAAACTAAATATTTTGTAAAAGAAGATAATTTGAATTATTCGGTAACTGTTGATGAGCTGGTAACTTCATCTGTATCAGATGCTTTTGAAGAAAAAGAAGAGCTAAAGGTAATAGGTCAGGTTTTTGATTCGGTTATATTGATAGAAAAAGATGGTGAGATTTATTTTATAGACCAGCATATTGCCCATGAAAGGGTGCTGTATGAAAAATTTATTTCCAACAATAATAATTCCGTCACAAAAATAAAACTTGTAGAGCCTGTTATTGTAGAATTGAATGAATTTGATAAAGAGATTGTATTAAACAATATAAATAACTTTTTAAGGCTTGGTTTTGAGCTGGAAGATTTTGGCGGTGATTTTGTTTCCATTCTTAGTGTGCCAACAAGTATTGTTCATAAAAATATAGAGAATGAATTTGTAGAGCTTTTAAATGAATTTCACAAAAATAAAAGTGATAATTTTCTCGATTCACTCTCTTTGACAATGGCGTGTAAGACTGCCATAAAAGCAGGGGAGAAGCTTACAGATTATGAAATTAGTAAAATAGTGAAAGACCTTTTCCAAACGAAAAACCCTTACACGTGCCCTCACGGCAGACCTATAGTCTATAAAATGAGTAAAGAAGATATTTATAAGAAGTTTCACAGACCATGA
- a CDS encoding tetratricopeptide repeat protein, whose product MKKVIFLSLLIFVVASFSAFSQETKNLEMYDLMYRSFMYSNDNENAYNIAKKAVDVVPKNIEWRKRLAQLCMWLGKQREAYTNYLYIYSETKDKGIRDILFKFPYKEVTNLKIRVYEDEITSGDYKHLYQLTELYNLSGYPEKSIKLLETAYSKTKEIKYLITLLKYHINFGNTPEVNDFKPAISYLTEYEKIRLATLYINKRQYNEAYEVLTMANTLPANDSYYKLLLSVAIKLKKYERAETLLTYLNANGKLTISEFYYFLNYYLRNNDYNRLKYLLEKGVAEYKSQELLSLYITLLLKDNNLQGAIKTLNDNKSIFKNKKDYLILYAQLLAKLNKYDKSKKIVNELLRQHYAELTINDIKGIVWLMIDNKNYFYDELIKYLPLFSKKSGLELELISGYLAIQQIDNAEVIAKKVLKNNTNDVEFLLLYSDILNIQTRFEESNYYKHLALDIVNKKFGNVNQDKLFFKNYLRLMLDRQNPESFNELLNKYKNSLSEKEYAQFMVDYYFFSRQYDKLFYIYNFKKVY is encoded by the coding sequence ATGAAAAAGGTTATATTTCTCTCACTGCTAATTTTTGTGGTTGCTTCATTCTCTGCATTTTCTCAAGAAACTAAAAATTTGGAAATGTACGATCTTATGTATCGCAGTTTTATGTATTCAAATGATAATGAAAATGCATACAATATTGCCAAAAAAGCGGTAGATGTGGTGCCTAAAAATATTGAATGGAGAAAACGTCTTGCACAACTTTGCATGTGGCTTGGCAAGCAACGGGAAGCTTACACAAACTATCTGTATATTTACAGTGAAACAAAGGATAAGGGGATTAGAGATATTCTTTTTAAATTTCCTTACAAAGAGGTTACCAATTTAAAAATCAGAGTATATGAGGATGAAATAACATCAGGGGATTATAAACATTTATACCAATTGACTGAGCTTTACAACTTATCCGGATACCCCGAAAAATCAATAAAGTTGCTTGAAACAGCCTACAGCAAGACTAAAGAGATAAAATATTTAATAACTCTTTTAAAGTACCACATAAATTTTGGTAATACACCCGAAGTTAACGACTTCAAACCTGCCATATCTTATTTAACCGAATATGAAAAAATAAGACTGGCCACCCTGTATATAAACAAAAGACAATATAATGAGGCATATGAAGTCCTTACTATGGCAAATACATTGCCTGCCAATGATTCATATTATAAATTACTGCTTAGTGTTGCAATAAAGCTTAAAAAATATGAAAGAGCGGAAACACTTTTAACTTATTTAAATGCCAATGGGAAATTAACAATTAGCGAGTTTTATTACTTCCTTAATTATTATTTAAGAAATAATGATTACAATAGATTGAAGTATTTGCTGGAAAAAGGGGTAGCTGAATATAAATCACAGGAGCTGTTATCCCTTTACATTACCTTGCTCCTAAAGGACAATAATTTACAGGGTGCAATCAAAACGTTGAACGACAACAAAAGTATTTTTAAAAATAAAAAAGATTACTTAATTCTTTACGCTCAATTATTAGCAAAGCTAAATAAATATGATAAATCCAAGAAAATAGTAAATGAGCTGCTTCGACAACATTATGCGGAGCTAACCATTAATGACATAAAAGGTATTGTGTGGTTAATGATTGATAATAAAAATTATTTCTATGATGAATTAATAAAATATCTCCCACTTTTTAGTAAAAAAAGCGGATTAGAATTAGAGCTTATAAGCGGATATTTAGCCATTCAACAAATTGACAATGCTGAAGTTATTGCTAAAAAGGTATTGAAGAATAATACTAACGACGTGGAATTTCTGTTATTGTATTCGGATATCTTAAATATTCAAACAAGATTTGAAGAATCAAATTACTACAAACATTTGGCTTTAGATATTGTAAATAAAAAATTTGGTAATGTTAATCAAGATAAACTGTTTTTTAAAAATTATTTAAGATTGATGCTCGACCGTCAAAATCCTGAAAGTTTTAATGAGTTACTAAATAAATACAAAAATTCCCTATCTGAAAAAGAATATGCGCAATTTATGGTGGATTATTACTTTTTTAGCAGGCAATATGATAAGCTCTTTTATATATATAATTTCAAAAAGGTGTACTGA
- the miaA gene encoding tRNA (adenosine(37)-N6)-dimethylallyltransferase MiaA, giving the protein MKIPIITGPTATGKSDFALEVSKHLKIEIINADAFQVYKFMDIGTAKPSAVELKKCKHHLVDIITPDIQYNVGEFFAHCEKLIPDIMSRGRLPVIVGGTGLYVESLVKGLCQVSGRDENIYKRLSFECESVGLEKMYDKLSAVDPDYAQKISKNDKKRILRALEAYFVLGIPFSQMHKKYHKKLQYDFDVYVFNNDRDLLYEKINNRVDKMIEIGWLDEVNRLLSLGYDENSPGFKAIGYRELVGYLRYGGDFDMVVSDIKKKTRNFAKRQLTWFRHMEDVIFLNFSKIDRGTFLKQFVNAYISELSNN; this is encoded by the coding sequence ATGAAGATTCCCATTATCACAGGCCCAACAGCAACCGGTAAATCAGACTTTGCATTGGAAGTATCAAAGCATTTGAAAATCGAAATTATAAATGCAGATGCCTTTCAGGTCTATAAATTTATGGATATCGGGACTGCAAAGCCAAGTGCTGTCGAACTGAAAAAGTGCAAACACCATTTGGTAGATATTATCACCCCCGATATTCAATACAATGTAGGGGAGTTTTTTGCGCACTGTGAAAAACTTATCCCGGATATAATGTCAAGGGGGAGGCTTCCTGTAATCGTTGGCGGCACAGGCCTTTATGTGGAATCATTAGTAAAAGGGCTTTGTCAGGTGAGCGGAAGGGATGAGAATATCTATAAAAGATTAAGTTTTGAGTGCGAAAGTGTTGGTCTTGAAAAGATGTATGATAAATTATCAGCTGTTGATCCTGATTATGCCCAAAAGATATCAAAGAATGATAAAAAAAGGATTTTAAGAGCACTTGAGGCATATTTTGTCCTCGGTATCCCTTTTAGTCAGATGCATAAAAAATATCATAAAAAGCTTCAATATGATTTTGATGTATATGTTTTTAATAATGATAGAGATTTGCTATATGAAAAGATAAATAATAGGGTTGACAAGATGATTGAAATAGGTTGGTTAGATGAGGTCAACCGGTTATTAAGCTTGGGGTATGATGAAAACTCACCCGGTTTTAAAGCTATAGGTTACAGAGAGTTAGTTGGCTATTTAAGATATGGCGGGGATTTTGATATGGTGGTTTCTGATATAAAGAAAAAAACAAGGAATTTTGCCAAAAGGCAACTTACATGGTTTAGGCATATGGAAGATGTGATATTTTTAAATTTTTCAAAGATTGACAGGGGGACTTTTTTAAAACAATTCGTTAATGCTTATATCTCTGAACTTAGTAATAATTAA